One genomic segment of Pagrus major chromosome 13, Pma_NU_1.0 includes these proteins:
- the dtx2 gene encoding probable E3 ubiquitin-protein ligase DTX2, which produces MAIVSGSCARVNGSRNGPSVSATPSGSVGQSQPMIAVWEWQDDLGYWRPYSGQVSAYIERCLAPRGQRGGGPGSTSICLGQSDPSLSPYLIDIPSLKQFRQDTGKTRSVRRSLFAQSSGLGSGVYWEWANDEGGWTPYETRTSILLEHSYQARQGTADLGPHGYNYIVDLTSLAQVNKATGFRRQVRQQCNLPYPLASAGPPAIPSGPACSCQQCLSHSSTGPMPSRSRHSFSSGSLNRPSLQGPGRAVAAHPTSVYSPYPRRPLSVGGMSWGSPWPPPVSGSQLSAPLLTSSTSANGLSVPSISVQLNGSTSVSSALAASAQRPEEVIQRYMEVVAGVPDEDCIICMDQLSNPSGYETPSSEEGGQSILPDTVGKFIKCGHTLHMLCMLAMYNNGTKDGSLQCPSCKTIYGEKTGTQPKGKMEIYSIAQSLPGHPDCGTIQIIYSIPPGIQGPEHPNPGQPFTCRGFPRFCFLPDNDKGRKVLELLKVAWMRRLIFTVGTSSTTGEPDTVVWNGIHHKTEMMSNLSGHGYPDPNYLDNVLSELASQGVTEDCLKPPGGGGSS; this is translated from the exons ATGGCGATTGTGTCTGGTTCCTGTGCCAGGGTAAACGGCTCCAGGAACGGGCCGTCGGTGTCAGCTACACCTTCGGGATCTGTGGGACAGTCTCAGCCCATGATAGCGGTGTGGGAATGGCAGGATGACCTGGGGTACTGGCGGCCTTACAGCGGCCAGGTGAGCGCCTACATCGAGCGGTGTCTGGCTCCGCGGGGCCAGAGAGGAGGGGGACCCGGCTCAACGAGCATCTGCCTCGGACAATCAGACCCCAGCCTGTCGCCTTATCTCATCGACATACCGAGCCTGAAACAGTTCCGGCAGGACACAG GAAAGACCCGGTCAGTTCGCCGCTCCCTGTTCGCCCAGTCCTCAGGCCTGGGCAGTGGTGTTTACTGGGAATGGGCCAACGATGAAGGAGGATGGACTCCGTATGAGACTCGAACCTCCATCCTTTTGGAGCACAGCTATCAGGCCCGCCAGGGTACGGCAGACCTGGGTCCACACGGGTACAACTACATCGTGGATCTCACATCTTTGGCACAGGTCAACAAAGCGACGGGCTTCAGACGGCAGGTCCGACAGCAGTGTAACCTCCCCTACCCGCTGGCCTCTGCCGGCCCCCCGGCCATCCCGTCGGGCCCGGCCTGCTCCTGTCAGCAGTGTTTGAGCCACAGCAGCACAGGACCCATGCCCAGCCGCTCACGACACTCCTTCTCATCAGGCAGCCTGAACCGGCCCAGCCTCCAAGGGCCTGGACGGGCTGTAGCTGCTCACCCCACCTCTGTCTACTCCCCGTACCCCAGGAGACCCCTCTCTGTGGGGGGCATGTCCTGGGGCAGCCCCTGGCCCCCACCGGTCTCTGGTAGTCAGCTGTCTGCTCCCCTGCTGACCAGTTCGACCAGTGCCAACGGGTTAAG TGTTCCTTCCATCTCTGTGCAGCTGAACGGATCCACCAGCGTGAGCTCTGCCCTGGCAG CCTCGGCTCAGAGACCTGAGGAGGTGATCCAGCGCTACATGGAGGTGGTGGCCGGAGTACCAGATGAG GACTGCATCATCTGCATGGATCAGCTGTCCAATCCATCCGGCTACGAGACGCCGTCCtcggaggagggaggacagagcaTCCTGCCAGACACTGTGGGGAAGTTCATCAAGTGTGGACATACCCTGCACATGCTCTGCATGCTGGCCATGTACAACAACGGGACAAAG GACGGCAGTCTGCAGTGCCCCTCGTGTAAGACAATCTACGGAGAGAAGACCGGCACGCAGCCTAAAGGCAAGATGGAGATTTACAGCATCGCCCAGTCGCTGCCGGGTCACCCGGACTGTGGCACCATCCAGATCATCTACAGCATCCCACCGGGAATACAG GGTCCAGAACATCCGAACCCCGGACAGCCGTTCACCTGCAGAGGCTTCCCTCGCTTCTGCTTCCTACCGGACAACGACAAAGGCAGGAAg GTCCTGGAGCTGCTGAAGGTGGCGTGGATGCGGCGCCTCATCTTCACAGTGGGAACGTCGAGCACCACCGGCGAGCCCGACACGGTGGTGTGGAACGGCATCCACCACAAAACAGAGATGATGTCCAACCTGTCGGGCCACGGCTACCCCGACCCAAACTACCTGGACAATGTTCTGTCTGAGCTGGCCTCTCAGGGCGTGACGGAGGACTGCCTCAAACCTCCgggcggcggcggcagcagctaG